From a region of the Cucumis sativus cultivar 9930 chromosome 6, Cucumber_9930_V3, whole genome shotgun sequence genome:
- the LOC101208314 gene encoding nodulation receptor kinase, which translates to MMMGGLFYIWGLTIAQLLLILIILIIHPITAQEGFVSLACCAETNFIDKNTSIEWTQDSQWLFPNSSSTCANINNDNNINNNEKSRIFGSTLLGWKRYCYHFDTIKGEEYLIRGTFLVNESTNSNRRYSSSLFGVYIGNTLLSRVKTFQDSIVIEASFKAERKYIDFCLEKDDEGDEAYISYLEIRPLQNFNYLSRFPSRVFKLIARLNVGESTLDIRYPNDPIDRIWKASPSFLNGSRFLLDSNINISSKFNSNASLGVPLEVLRTAVTHSDQLVFLHDELDTATYEYRIFFHFVELNQTVESGQRLFDIFINNDKKATNFDILAHGSNYKWEFYDVLANGSLNLTLVKASVGSELGPICSAYEIMQVRPWNQESDENDVDVILKVRDELLVANQQNEVLGSWSGDPCLSIPWGGLACDSINGSSVITKLDLSEHKFKGLFPVSLPKLAHLQTLDLNNNDFTGNIPSFPTSSVLISVDLRHNDFRGELPESLALLPHLITLNFGCNPYFGKELPPDFNMSRLTTDYGTCDNLDSTFPKKGIVIGTVATGAVLFTIIFGVIYVYCCRQKFVFRGRYDLKRELVMKDIIISLPSTDDAFIKSICIQSFSLKSIEAATQQYKTLIGEGGFGSVYRGTLSDGEEVAVKVRSATSTQGTREFENELNLLSTIRHENLVPLLGYCCENDQQMLVYPFMSNGSLQDRLYGELAKRKTLDWATRLSIALGAARGLTYLHTFAGRCVIHRDVKSSNILMDHSMSAKVADFGFSKYAPQEGDSGASLEVRGTAGYLDPEYYTTHHLSAKSDVFSFGVVLLEIICGREPLNIHKPRNEWSLVEWAKTNIRESKIEEIVDPSIKGGYHAEAMWRVVEVALACIEPYSAYRPCMADIVRELEDSLIIENNASEYMRSIDSFGGSNRFSMVVDRKVVVQPPTPTPTEPSPVSHELTPPEPR; encoded by the exons ATGATGATGGGAGGGTTATTCTATATTTGGGGTTTAACCATTGCTCAGCTGCTGCTTATTCTCATCATTCTCATTATTCATCCAATTACAGCACAAGAGG GTTTCGTGAGCTTAGCTTGTTGTGCAGAAACAAACTTCATAGACAAGAACACAAGCATTGAGTGGACACAAGATTCCCAATGGTTGTTCCCAAATTCCTCATCAACTTGTGCAAACATAAACAACGATAATAACATTAACAATAATGAGAAATCTAGAATATTTGGTAGTACTCTCTTGGGGTGGAAGAGATATTGCTATCATTTCGACACCATAAAAGGGGAAGAATATTTGATAAGGGGTACATTTTTGGTGAACGAGTCAACCAATAGCAATCGACGTTATTCATCGTCTTTATTTGGTGTTTACATTGGGAATACGCTTTTGAGTCGAGTAAAAACGTTTCAAGACTCGATAGTGATTGAAGCAAGTTTCAAAGCCGAGAGAAAATACATAGATTTTTGCTTGGAGAAGGATGATGAGGGAGATGAAGCTTATATATCATATCTTGAAATTCGACCACTTCAGAATTTTAATTATCTCTCCAGGTTTCCATCTCGTGTTTTCAAATTGATTGCTAGACTCAATGTAGGAGAATCTACATTGGATAtcag GTACCCAAATGACCCGATCGATAGAATTTGGAAAGCTTCGCCATCTTTCCTAAATGGAAGTCGTTTCTTGTTAGACTCAAATATCAACATCTCATCCAAGTTCAACTCCAATGCTTCGCTTGGCGTTCCATTGGAAGTCCTCCGAACTGCTGTTACACATTCCGACCAGCTGGTTTTCCTCCACGATGAGCTTGACACAGCAACTTATGAGTATCGTATCTTCTTTCACTTTGTTGAGCTCAACCAGACTGTTGAATCTGGCCAAAGATTGTTtgacattttcattaataatgacaagaaagcaacaaattttgaCATTCTAGCTCATGGGTCCAACTACAAATGGGAATTTTATGATGTTTTGGCTAATGGGTCACTTAACTTGACCTTGGTCAAGGCTTCAGTTGGGTCTGAGTTAGGACCCATTTGTAGTGCTTATGAGATCATGCAGGTACGCCCCTGGAATCAGGAGTCTGATGAGAATGATG TTGATGTGATTTTGAAGGTGAGAGATGAGTTGTTGGTTGCTAACCAACAGAACGAAGTATTGGGTAGTTGGTCAGGGGATCCTTGCCTTTCGATTCCATGGGGCGGTCTGGCTTGTGACTCCATCAATGGATCTTCAGTTATCACCAAACT GGACCTCTCTGAGCATAAGTTCAAAGGATTGTTTCCTGTCAGTTTACCTAAGCTGGCCCATTTACAAACTCT GGATCTCAACAACAATGACTTCACCGGGAACATCCCATCATTTCCCACTTCTTCAGTGTTGATATCAGT GGATCTGAGGCACAATGATTTTAGGGGAGAACTCCCTGAATCTCTTGCTTTGTTGCCACATTTGATAACCTT AAACTTTGGCTGCAATCCTTACTTTGGCAAGGAGCTTCCACCCGACTTCAACATGTCAAGACTTACTACAGA CTATGGAACATGTGATAATTTAGATTCAACATTTCCGAAAAAAGGAATTGTCATAGGGACGGTTGCAACTGGAGCAGTTCTATTTACCATTATTTTTGGTGTCATTTATGTATACTGTTGCAGACAGAAATTTGTGTTTAGGGGAAGATATGACTTGAAAAGAGAACTTGTGATGAAAG ATATAATCATTTCTCTACCCAGCACAGACGATGCctttataaaatcaatatgCATACAATCATTTTCTCTCAAGTCTATTGAAGCTGCTACACAACAATACAAAACCTTAATAGGTGAAGGAGGGTTTGGATCTGTTTATCGTGGTACTTTGTCTGACGGTGAGGAAGTGGCTGTGAAGGTCCGTTCTGCAACATCTACTCAGGGAACAcgagaatttgaaaatgag CTAAACCTGCTTTCAACTATTAGGCACGAGAACCTGGTACCTCTTCTTGGCTATTGCTGTGAAAATGACCAACAAATGCTTGTCTACCCTTTTATGTCAAATGGATCACTGCAAGATCGTCTTTATG GTGAGCTGGCGAAGAGGAAGACACTGGACTGGGCCACTAGACTTTCAATTGCACTTGGTGCTGCCAGAG GTTTGACGTATCTTCACACATTTGCTGGCAGATGTGTTATACATAGAGATGTAAAATCAAGCAATATACTTATGGACCATAGCATGTCTGCCAAGGTTGCAGATTTTGGGTTTTCAAAATATGCACCTCAAGAGGGTGACAGTGGTGCTTCCCTGGAAGTCAGAGGAACTGCTGGGTATTTAGATCCTGA GTATTATACGACCCATCATTTGTCTGCTAAAAGTGACGTGTTCAGCTTTGGTGTGGTTCTCCTTGAAATCATATGTGGTCGTGAGCCTCTGAACATTCATAAACCTCGCAATGAATGGAGCTTGGTTGAATGG GCCAAAACTAATATAAGGGAGTCAAAGATTGAGGAGATAGTGGATCCTTCCATCAAAGGAGGCTACCATGCAGAGGCAATGTGGAGAGTTGTGGAGGTGGCATTGGCATGTATTGAGCCTTACTCGGCCTATCGACCTTGCATGGCTGATATTGTGCGTGAGCTAGAGGATTCCTTAATCATAGAGAACAATGCTTCAGAATACATGAGGTCCATAGATAGTTTTGGAGGTTCCAATCGTTTTTCGATGGTTGTGGACAGAAAGGTAGTAGTTCAACCACCCACTCCAACTCCAACAGAGCCATCGCCAGTCTCTCACGAATTGACCCCACCCGAGCCCAGGTAG
- the LOC101208069 gene encoding isoflavone 2'-hydroxylase-like, whose translation MEDSILQYSAFSILSIAVVVLAIIKYLLKFNSNKNLPPSPPSIPIIGHLHLLKLPVHRTLQTLSQKYGPVLSLRFGSRSVVVVTSLEAAEECFIKNDIIFANRPNFAVSHCLSYNETTLGAAPYGDHWRKLRRVSTLEILCSSRLNANYEIRRDEVRRAMKKIYEVSRDGFGKVEFKPLVKELTMNVTMRMVAGKRYFGEEAAKSSEARTFQAIVHELFEFTLSSYPADFLPILKYIDIQGFMKRAKKLITRVDAFWQGLIDEHRRGEISNEEMKNCMVAHFLKLQETQPDYYTDDIIKGLILTMILGGSDTTAVTIEWAMSNLLNHPSVLKKARAEIESQLGGDKLIEETDLSKLNYLRYIILETLRLYPAGPLLLPHKSSADCRISGYDIPRDTMLLVNAWAIHRDPVLWEDPTSFKPERFENNNGEGDGNNKLMIAFGLGRRACPGTGMANRVMGLMLGTLIQCFDWKSIDGKEVDMNEGKGVSMPKAQPLEALCKAREIATKLL comes from the exons ATGGAAGACTCTATCTTACAATATTCAGCCTTTTCAATTCTGAGTATTGCTGTAGTTGTTTTGGCAATCATAAAGTATTTGTTGAAATTCAATTCCAACAAAAATCTACCTCCAAGTCCACCCTCTATTCCAATCATTGGTCACCTCCATCTCCTTAAGCTTCCAGTTCATAGAACTCTACAAACTCTCTCACAAAAGTATGGTCCAGTACTTTCACTTCGATTCGGTTCTCGTTCGGTTGTCGTCGTTACATCACTGGAAGCAGCCGAAGAATGCTTCATAAAAAACGATATCATTTTCGCAAACCGTCCCAACTTCGCCGTGAGCCATTGCTTGAGTTACAATGAAACCACTCTTGGTGCGGCTCCATATGGTGATCACTGGCGTAAACTTCGACGTGTGAGCACACTGGAAATACTGTGTTCAAGTCGTCTCAATGCGAATTATGAGATTAGGAGAGATGAAGTGAGAAGGGCAATGAAGAAGATCTATGAAGTTTCAAGAGATGGTTTTGGGAAAGTGGAGTTTAAACCATTGGTGAAGGAATTGACGATGAATGTAACAATGAGAATGGTGGCAGGGAAGAGATATTTTGGTGAAGAAGCAGCTAAAAGTAGTGAAGCAAGAACATTTCAAGCTATTGTTCATGAGCTTTTTGAATTTACTTTGTCTTCATATCCAGCTGACTTCTTGCCAATCTTGAAGTATATTGATATTCAAGGTTTTATGAAGAGGGCAAAGAAGCTTATCACAAGGGTTGATGCATTTTGGCAAGGATTGATTGATGAACATAGAAGAGGTGAAATTAGtaatgaagaaatgaagaattGTATGGTTGCTCATTTTCTTAAGTTGCAAGAGACTCAGCCTGACTATTACACAGATGATATTATCAAAGGCTTGATTTTG ACAATGATACTTGGTGGCTCAGACACGACTGCAGTGACAATAGAGTGGGCAATGTCAAATCTACTAAACCATCCATCAGTGTTGAAGAAGGCAAGAGCTGAAATAGAATCTCAACTTGGTGGAGATAAATTGATTGAAGAAACtgatctttcaaaattaaactacCTACGATATATAATCCTAGAAACTCTTCGGTTATACCCAGCTGGCCCTCTCCTACTGCCACATAAGTCTTCAGCTGATTGTAGAATATCAGGATACGACATACCACGTGACACAATGTTACTAGTAAACGCGTGGGCTATCCATAGAGACCCTGTATTGTGGGAAGATCCAACAAGTTTTAAACCAGAGAGGTTTGAGAATAATAACGGGGAAGGTGATGGAAATAATAAGTTAATGATAGCATTTGGTTTGGGAAGGAGAGCTTGTCCAGGAACTGGAATGGCAAATAGAGTGATGGGTTTGATGCTTGGAACGTTGATTCAATGTTTTGATTGGAAGAGTATTGATGGTAAGGAAGTAGATATGAATGAAGGAAAAGGGGTTAGTATGCCTAAAGCTCAACCACTTGAAGCACTATGTAAAGCAAGAGAAATTGCAACCAAGCTGCtttga